A part of Thalassophryne amazonica chromosome 3, fThaAma1.1, whole genome shotgun sequence genomic DNA contains:
- the LOC117507075 gene encoding LOW QUALITY PROTEIN: melanocyte protein PMEL-like (The sequence of the model RefSeq protein was modified relative to this genomic sequence to represent the inferred CDS: inserted 2 bases in 2 codons), with translation MSIPTLFLILLAFTSASAIKAKKSVHALPLGNSRMYPVWKDGDPRFHNCWFGGEVTFDLKXDAPTLTGAKATFTISLNFPSNQTVRSDGQXWFGVNNCTINGKQYQEGQLVYPDQGIQTPGVFPDGTPFTRNHSKKSHYVFVWKTWGRYWQVADGPSSSLTIGTSNVPLGSYNMEVVIYHCRSKDKFIPLGYASTVFIITDQVPFTISLAQINDVNQDDQSFIQNRAIAFNIKLHDPSQYLSEADISFSWDFGDNTGTLISRERTATHTYLSVGIFKPQVVLMASIPSDCGNPTPDASVAPEVVIMASTPAAAPAVNPPAPTQEGDTLALDVPASEATPDEGDPNTDEDVTPETDTEGVETASTAAAGTDTAAVPGEQDPSVVEGDTVAEEVVTAAPVATEEPVSAGVAAADEATLAADAEENAIDAAVPDAAATVLPEVTDTVAAGVEEAVEQDNEVVNAAAEAADVQPDNIIAPVATESTVAEEAAGVAEMEVLQNEAPAAVAAEAAADGEVEAVEIEADPPQVALVVAKRQAPELTADCTIYHYGSLSTSVDVIQGIESVEIVQVSNVVSLSTGLEQNVVDVTISCQGSLPNEVCTVISDADCITPLETACNTASPSQDCQMILRQFFNDSGVFCLNVSLTNDVSLAVASARVSVTQVASGSPAGTAAIILGVMVLACVVGTVALMYRRYKQYHPLIEEPVGSNGGHSAITSVPLLLWNLLSRQSPGESRPLLHRRVV, from the exons ATGAGCATCCCAACGCTGTTCCTGATACTTCTGGCTTTCACATCTGCATCTGCAATTA AGGCTAAAAAGTCAGTTCACGCATTACCGCTCGGGAATTCCCGGATGTATCCTGTATGGAAAGATGGAGACCCACGATTCCATAACTGTTGGTTTG GTGGTGAGGTAACCTTTGATCTCA ATGATGCACCCACCCTGACAGGAGCTAAAGCCACCTTCACCATTAGTCTTAACTTCCCATCTAACCAGACTGTGCGTTCTGATGGTC GGTGGTTTGGGGTGAATAACTGCACCATCAATg GAAAACAGTACCAAGAGGGGCAGCTTGTGTATCCTGATCAAGGTATTCAGACTCCTGGAGTTTTTCCTGATGGCACACCATTCACCAGGAACCACAGCAAGAAGTCACACtatgtgtttgtgtggaagaCATGGG GACGTTACTGGCAGGTAGCAGATGGACCTTCCTCCTCACTCACCATTGGAACAAGCAATGTTCCCCTGGGCTCCTATAATATGGAGGTTGTCATCTATCACTGTCGTAGCAAGGACAAGTTCATTCCACTTGGCTATGCCTCAACAGTCTTCATCATCACAG ACCAAGTTCCATTCACCATATCACTTGCTCAAATCAATGATGTAAACCAAGACGACCAGAGCTTCATCCAGAACAGAGCTATTGCTTTTAACATCAAACTCCATGATCCCAGCCAATACCTCAGTGAAGCAGACATAAGCTTCAGCTGGGACTTTGGTGACAACACCGGAACTCTGATCTCCAGAGAGAGGACTGCCACCCACACATATCTCTCTGTGGGAATCTTCAAACCGCAGGTGGTCCTGATGGCAAGCATCCCCAGTGACTGTGGAAACCCCACTCCTG ATGCCTCTGTTGCTCCAGAAGTTGTCATTATGGCCTCCACCCCTGCTGCCGCCCCTGCAGTAAATCCACCAGCTCCAACCCAGGAAGGAGACACACTTGCCTTGGATGTGCCTGCTTCAGAAGCCACACCTGATGAAGGAGATCCCAATACTGATGAAGATGTGACACCTGAAACAGACACAGAAGGAGTGGAAACTGCCTCCACAGCCGCTGCAGGAACTGATACAGCTGCTGTTCCAGGAGAACAAGATCCTTCTGTTGTCGAGGGTGACACTGTTGCAGAAGAAGTGGTCACTGCTGCCCCTGTGGCAACTGAAGAGCCAGTAAGTGCTGGTGTAGCTGCTGCAGATGAAGCCACATTAGCTGCAGATGCAGAAGAAAATGCGATCGATGCAGCTGTTCCAGATGCAGCAGCCACGGTTCTTCCAGAGGTCACCGATACTGTTGCTGCTGGAGTGGAGGAAGCTGTGGAGCAGGATAATGAGGTTGTGAATGCGGCTGCTGAGGCTGCAGATGTTCAACCTGATAACATTATAGCTCCTGTTGCAACTGAGAGCACAGTTGCAGAAGAGGCAGCAGGTGTTGCTGAAATGGAAGTGCTTCAGAATGAGGCTCCAGCTGCTGTGG CAGCTGAAGCCGCAGCTGATGGGGAAGTTGAAGCAGTGGAAATAGAAGCAGATCCACCACAGGTTGCTCTTGTTGTGGCAAAAAGGCAAGCACCAGAGCTGACGGCTGACTGCACCATCTACCATTACGGTTCCCTCTCCACATCTGTCGACGTTATCC AGGGTATTGAGAGTGTGGAGATCGTGCAGGTGTCCAATGTTGTGTCACTGTCGACTGGGTTGGAGCAGAATGTTGTCGATGTCACTATTTCCTGTCAAGGAAG CCTTCCAAATGAAGTCTGTACAGTCATTTCAGATGCCGACTGCATCACACCGCTGGAAACAGCATGCAACACAGCTTCACCTTCTCAAGACTGCCAAATGATTCTTCGTCAGTTCTTTAATGACTCAGGGGTGTTCTGCCTCAATGTGTCATTGACTAATGATGTCAGTCTTGCTGTAGCAAGTGCCAGAGTTAGCGTGACACAGG TTGCCAGTGGTtctccagctggaacagctgctATAATCCTGGGAGTTATGGTTCTGGCCTGTGTTGTTGGTACTGTTGCATTAATGTACAG GCGTTACAAGCAGTACCATCCACTCATTGAAGAGCCCGTGGGCAGTAATGGAGGCCACTCTGCAATAACTTCAGTTCCTTTGTTATTGTGGAACCTGCTGAGCCGACAGTCACCAGGAGAAAGCCGTCCACTGCTGCACAGGAGGGTTGTGTGA